In one window of Fibrobacter sp. DNA:
- a CDS encoding N-acetylmuramoyl-L-alanine amidase — protein sequence MKKILWFLLFCVACVTSLWAAGASKVDVEVVAKEQKASFHWYPVQKTFKLVSAKDTAKFAIGLPYAYVGAKAVQLASAPELVNGKIWINENDIKNLFGVVVAVSSSSAAPVAVTAATSSTSSKTVATPKNETAGTREVKTIVIDPGHGGKDSGALGVNAQEKDIVLTVGKLLKKELEKEGFNVKMTRDKDVFIELGQRANLANQWDGDLFISLHCNAVDATPERKKQIKGYHVYVLRAPESEEDKAIARRENKVATLYGEKNAKEELSPIEWFKLEARLEKYKQNSYMFTEELLKANEGYKIRKQAGGVGGAGFMVLVGALMPAVLYEIGFISNLEDEAYMMSDAGQKDIAERISKAVASYKEAVHNYRETLGR from the coding sequence ATGAAGAAGATCCTGTGGTTTTTGCTTTTCTGCGTTGCATGCGTCACAAGCCTCTGGGCAGCAGGCGCGTCCAAGGTTGACGTTGAAGTCGTGGCCAAGGAACAGAAAGCATCTTTCCACTGGTATCCCGTCCAAAAGACATTCAAGCTGGTTTCCGCCAAGGACACGGCAAAGTTCGCCATCGGTCTCCCCTACGCCTATGTAGGCGCCAAGGCTGTGCAGCTGGCTTCCGCCCCTGAACTTGTGAACGGAAAAATCTGGATCAACGAGAACGACATCAAGAATTTGTTCGGTGTTGTCGTGGCCGTTTCCAGTTCCTCTGCAGCACCTGTCGCCGTGACAGCGGCAACGTCTAGCACATCCTCGAAGACAGTCGCAACCCCCAAGAACGAAACCGCAGGCACCCGCGAAGTCAAGACCATCGTCATTGACCCCGGCCACGGCGGCAAGGACTCCGGCGCTCTCGGCGTCAACGCCCAGGAAAAGGACATCGTGCTTACCGTGGGCAAGCTCCTGAAGAAGGAACTTGAAAAGGAAGGCTTCAACGTGAAGATGACCCGCGACAAGGACGTGTTCATCGAACTGGGCCAGCGCGCCAATCTTGCGAACCAGTGGGACGGCGACCTCTTCATCAGCCTCCACTGCAACGCCGTGGACGCCACTCCCGAACGTAAGAAGCAAATCAAGGGCTACCACGTCTACGTGCTCCGCGCTCCCGAAAGCGAAGAAGACAAGGCCATCGCCCGCCGCGAAAACAAGGTGGCCACCCTCTATGGCGAAAAAAACGCCAAGGAGGAACTCTCCCCCATCGAGTGGTTCAAGCTTGAAGCCCGCCTAGAAAAGTACAAGCAGAACAGCTACATGTTCACCGAAGAACTTCTCAAGGCCAATGAGGGCTACAAGATCCGCAAGCAAGCTGGCGGCGTAGGCGGTGCCGGCTTCATGGTCCTCGTAGGCGCATTGATGCCCGCCGTGCTCTACGAAATCGGCTTCATCAGCAACCTGGAAGACGAAGCCTACATGATGAGCGACGCCGGCCAGAAGGACATCGCAGAACGCATTTCCAAGGCCGTGGCAAGCTACAAGGAAGCAGTCCACAACTACCGCGAGACATTAGGACGATAA
- the smpB gene encoding SsrA-binding protein SmpB, producing MAKKEQATPVIQNRKANHLYFVDETFEVGIMLIGSEVKSIRDGKCTIGEAWIDIDDEKDQLWLVGAHIDEYLFANRFNHFPARKRKLLAHAHEIQKMRKAKEQKGCTLIPLKIYFKNRRAKLEMGICRGKDQHDKRQSIMERDAKMEMARAAKAHK from the coding sequence ATGGCTAAGAAAGAACAGGCAACACCAGTCATCCAGAATAGAAAGGCCAACCACCTCTATTTCGTGGACGAGACCTTCGAGGTGGGCATCATGCTCATCGGTTCCGAAGTGAAGTCTATTCGCGACGGCAAGTGTACCATCGGCGAAGCATGGATCGACATCGACGACGAGAAGGACCAGCTCTGGCTGGTGGGCGCCCACATTGACGAATACCTTTTCGCAAACCGTTTCAACCACTTCCCTGCCCGCAAGCGCAAGCTCCTGGCTCACGCCCACGAAATCCAGAAGATGCGCAAGGCCAAGGAACAGAAGGGCTGCACCCTCATCCCGCTGAAGATCTACTTCAAGAACCGTCGCGCAAAACTTGAAATGGGAATCTGCCGCGGTAAGGACCAGCACGACAAGCGTCAATCCATTATGGAACGAGACGCCAAGATGGAAATGGCTCGAGCAGCAAAGGCACACAAGTAA
- the obgE gene encoding GTPase ObgE — MFLDEKSIEVRSGKGGDGICSFHREKFVPLGGPDGGDGGRGGHVILQVNEQYSTLLDMGNTRVYKAQNGQPGGAKRCTGASADDLVVGVPRGTIVKDEEGRILADLTEDGQRWIAARGGKGGMGNQHFATPSNQAPRKCLPGEAGEKRVLSLELKLMADVGLVGFPNAGKSSLVNKISSGRPKVGDYPFTTLEPVLGIVQMHGHSFVVADIPGLLEGASEGKGLGHQFLKHIERTHTLLFVIDGFMDNAYEQFAVLKGELAAFHPKLAQKPYVIALNKSDLGIDAAIKQFKENGEKVIVTSAFTGEGCQELQEALDAAVPHVQKKKVGWESKKLVESKTPKAADKTKAKAARKAATAAKSAAKKPAARKPAAKKK, encoded by the coding sequence ATGTTTTTAGACGAAAAATCAATCGAAGTACGCTCCGGCAAAGGCGGCGACGGCATCTGCAGTTTCCACCGCGAAAAGTTTGTTCCCCTGGGCGGCCCCGATGGCGGTGACGGCGGCCGTGGCGGTCACGTTATCCTCCAAGTCAACGAACAGTATTCTACCCTGTTGGACATGGGCAACACCCGCGTCTACAAAGCTCAGAACGGCCAGCCCGGCGGTGCCAAGCGTTGCACCGGCGCTTCTGCAGACGACCTCGTCGTCGGCGTTCCCCGCGGAACCATCGTGAAGGACGAAGAAGGCCGTATTCTCGCAGACCTTACCGAAGACGGCCAGCGCTGGATCGCAGCACGCGGCGGCAAGGGCGGTATGGGCAACCAGCATTTTGCAACACCGTCCAACCAGGCTCCCCGCAAGTGCCTCCCCGGCGAAGCTGGCGAAAAGCGCGTCCTCTCCCTGGAACTTAAGCTCATGGCAGACGTCGGTCTGGTGGGCTTCCCCAACGCAGGCAAGTCCAGCCTGGTGAACAAGATTTCCAGCGGCCGCCCGAAGGTGGGCGACTATCCCTTTACCACCCTAGAACCGGTACTTGGCATTGTGCAGATGCACGGCCATAGCTTCGTGGTTGCAGATATTCCGGGTCTTTTGGAAGGCGCCAGCGAAGGAAAGGGCCTGGGTCATCAGTTCCTGAAGCACATCGAACGTACTCACACTCTTTTGTTCGTAATCGACGGTTTCATGGACAACGCCTACGAACAGTTTGCTGTCCTCAAGGGTGAACTTGCAGCATTCCATCCGAAGCTTGCACAGAAGCCCTACGTCATTGCGCTGAACAAGAGCGACCTGGGTATCGACGCCGCCATCAAGCAGTTCAAGGAAAACGGCGAAAAGGTTATCGTCACTTCCGCATTCACTGGCGAAGGCTGCCAGGAACTTCAGGAAGCCTTGGACGCAGCTGTTCCTCACGTCCAAAAGAAGAAGGTGGGCTGGGAATCCAAGAAGCTCGTGGAATCCAAGACTCCCAAGGCCGCAGACAAGACCAAGGCAAAGGCTGCCCGCAAGGCTGCAACTGCAGCAAAGTCCGCCGCAAAGAAGCCCGCTGCACGTAAGCCGGCAGCAAAGAAGAAATAA
- the argC gene encoding N-acetyl-gamma-glutamyl-phosphate reductase encodes MFKIFVDGEAGTTGLQIYDRLAKRTDVEVLRIDPELRKDVNERQRLINESDVTFLCLPDAAAVESAALCTNPNTCIIDASTAHRVNPDWTYGMPELSAAQREAISKAKRIANPGCHATGFILGVHPLIASGLLPKSANVAAYSLTGYSGGGKKLIAEYEEEAALGHKPGESLAIMAPAPYALALAHKHLPEMKKYCELENTPFFNPVLGPYYKGMAVTVAIFANQLTKKVTPEELTEVLAKHYEGSNFVSVMPYEAAPAVSPALVNGRLNPTICNGTNNACIQVFGNETVMQVTTIIDNLGKGASGAAIQNMNIALGLEETLGL; translated from the coding sequence ATGTTCAAGATTTTTGTTGATGGCGAAGCAGGTACCACCGGTCTTCAGATTTATGACCGCCTTGCAAAGCGTACTGATGTTGAAGTTCTCCGCATCGATCCGGAACTCCGTAAGGATGTGAACGAACGTCAGAGATTGATCAATGAATCCGACGTGACCTTCCTGTGTCTGCCGGATGCTGCAGCTGTAGAAAGCGCAGCCCTCTGCACCAATCCCAACACCTGCATCATCGATGCATCTACCGCTCACCGCGTCAATCCCGACTGGACCTACGGGATGCCTGAACTTTCCGCTGCACAGCGTGAAGCTATCAGCAAGGCAAAGCGCATTGCAAATCCCGGCTGCCACGCCACCGGTTTCATTCTGGGAGTTCACCCGCTGATTGCAAGCGGCCTCCTCCCGAAATCCGCAAACGTTGCAGCCTACAGCCTCACCGGTTACTCCGGCGGTGGCAAGAAGCTCATTGCCGAATATGAAGAGGAAGCAGCCCTCGGCCACAAGCCCGGCGAATCCCTCGCCATCATGGCTCCGGCACCTTATGCATTGGCTCTCGCTCACAAGCACCTTCCTGAAATGAAGAAGTACTGCGAACTGGAAAACACTCCGTTCTTCAACCCGGTACTTGGCCCCTACTACAAGGGCATGGCTGTGACTGTCGCCATCTTTGCAAACCAGCTGACCAAGAAGGTCACTCCGGAAGAACTTACCGAAGTTCTGGCAAAGCATTACGAAGGTTCCAACTTTGTATCCGTCATGCCTTACGAAGCAGCTCCCGCTGTTTCCCCGGCACTTGTTAACGGTCGCCTGAACCCCACCATTTGCAACGGCACTAACAATGCTTGCATCCAGGTGTTCGGCAACGAAACCGTTATGCAGGTTACAACCATTATCGACAACCTGGGCAAGGGCGCTAGCGGCGCCGCCATCCAGAACATGAACATCGCCCTGGGCTTGGAAGAAACTTTAGGCCTGTAA
- a CDS encoding YchJ family protein, whose amino-acid sequence MADLCPCGSGKEYCECCEPIIKQTALAASPEALMRSRYTAYVKHEIKWLKESLEATQRDDFDEPSVEAWSKQSEWLGIEIKQTKTEEEKNIGWVEFIARFKQGNVTRNHHELGEFHKVGGAWFFYDGRAVKQETVKKTEPDVGRNDPCPCGSGKKYKKCCGAGK is encoded by the coding sequence ATGGCTGATTTATGTCCCTGCGGTTCCGGTAAGGAATATTGCGAATGCTGCGAACCTATCATCAAGCAGACTGCTCTTGCAGCTTCTCCCGAAGCTTTGATGCGTTCTCGCTACACCGCTTACGTCAAGCACGAAATCAAGTGGCTCAAGGAATCTCTCGAAGCTACCCAGCGTGACGACTTCGACGAACCCAGCGTAGAAGCATGGAGCAAGCAGTCTGAATGGCTCGGCATCGAAATCAAGCAGACCAAGACCGAAGAAGAAAAGAACATCGGTTGGGTCGAATTCATCGCTCGCTTCAAGCAGGGCAACGTTACCCGCAACCACCACGAACTTGGCGAATTCCACAAGGTCGGCGGTGCCTGGTTCTTCTACGATGGCCGTGCTGTGAAGCAGGAAACCGTGAAGAAGACCGAACCGGATGTGGGTCGTAACGATCCGTGCCCGTGCGGTTCCGGCAAGAAGTACAAGAAGTGCTGCGGCGCTGGCAAGTAG
- a CDS encoding TPMT family class I SAM-dependent methyltransferase — MLTQNLPDFWDNLYAEGKDYWNAKKATPALLEFFKNPACPATGSVLVPGAGFGYDAEAWALRGHDVLAVDFAPTAVDELDHLSRKHKNLRSLDLDLFTLSPKDAKRGGQQFDIVYDYCTFTAIHPGRRDEYFEVCYKMLKDDGLLISLMYPLMNGKTLQGPPHCTSEGELMARLDGVFDIVDRIPAVGSLPGRGGKEEFWLLKKCL, encoded by the coding sequence ATGTTAACACAGAACCTCCCGGATTTCTGGGACAACCTCTACGCCGAAGGTAAGGACTACTGGAACGCCAAGAAGGCAACACCCGCCTTGTTGGAATTCTTCAAGAATCCCGCCTGCCCCGCAACTGGCTCCGTCCTCGTTCCCGGCGCTGGCTTTGGTTACGATGCCGAAGCATGGGCCCTCCGCGGTCACGACGTTTTGGCAGTTGATTTTGCACCTACTGCAGTTGATGAACTGGACCATTTGAGCCGCAAGCACAAGAACCTCCGTTCCTTGGATTTGGACCTTTTCACCCTTTCCCCGAAGGATGCAAAGCGCGGCGGCCAGCAGTTCGATATCGTCTATGACTACTGCACCTTCACCGCTATTCATCCGGGCCGCCGCGATGAATACTTTGAAGTCTGCTACAAGATGCTGAAGGACGACGGCCTTTTGATTTCCCTCATGTATCCGCTGATGAACGGCAAGACCCTCCAGGGTCCTCCCCACTGCACCAGCGAAGGCGAACTCATGGCTCGTCTCGACGGCGTGTTCGATATCGTCGACCGCATTCCGGCTGTAGGCAGCCTCCCGGGCCGGGGCGGCAAGGAAGAATTCTGGCTCCTCAAGAAGTGCTTGTAA
- the rlmN gene encoding 23S rRNA (adenine(2503)-C(2))-methyltransferase RlmN, with amino-acid sequence MEWPRNIKTLTTDELKAWLRDVNEKPFRADQIQKWLFCQQVRSYDEMVNISPALREKMAKQFELRSLKEDQHMVSVDGTVKWLFETHDGYHIETVMIPANGRFSVCVSTQVGCAMNCAFCRTAKMGFFRNLEAGEILEEILNVNWYLKDAGILAEDGNVAQVTNIIFMGMGEPLNNIENVHRVCCTLHNQKLFNMGAKRMTVSTSGVVPRIKELVDRNTPCCLAISLNSTNNEYRSSVMPVNNIWPIEKLLEAVDEYIRRTDNYVTFEFVLIQNITCTPKAAKELIRICAPRRVKVNAIILNDGDDPNLHAPTPDEVDTFLAAVRAAQIQITIRTARGRDILAACGQLAYKKNRDNQEAFERGHSLPDATPKSN; translated from the coding sequence ATGGAATGGCCGCGCAACATTAAAACACTGACTACAGACGAGCTTAAGGCTTGGCTGAGAGACGTTAATGAAAAGCCCTTTAGAGCCGACCAAATTCAGAAGTGGCTCTTTTGTCAGCAGGTCCGTTCCTACGACGAAATGGTGAATATTTCGCCCGCCCTCCGCGAAAAGATGGCAAAGCAGTTTGAACTGCGTTCCCTCAAGGAAGACCAGCACATGGTCTCTGTGGATGGTACCGTCAAGTGGCTTTTTGAAACCCACGACGGCTACCACATCGAAACAGTCATGATTCCGGCAAACGGTCGTTTTTCTGTCTGCGTGTCCACCCAGGTGGGCTGCGCCATGAACTGCGCTTTCTGCCGTACTGCAAAGATGGGTTTCTTCCGCAACCTGGAAGCCGGCGAAATTCTTGAAGAAATTTTGAACGTAAACTGGTACCTGAAGGATGCGGGTATTCTCGCTGAAGACGGCAACGTCGCTCAGGTCACCAACATCATTTTCATGGGCATGGGTGAACCCCTGAACAACATCGAAAACGTACACCGTGTCTGCTGCACGTTGCATAACCAGAAGTTGTTCAACATGGGCGCAAAGCGCATGACTGTCAGCACCTCCGGCGTTGTTCCCCGTATCAAGGAACTCGTGGACCGCAATACTCCCTGCTGCCTGGCCATCAGCCTCAACAGCACCAACAACGAGTATCGTTCCTCCGTCATGCCGGTGAACAACATCTGGCCCATCGAAAAACTTTTGGAAGCTGTTGACGAATACATCCGTCGTACCGATAACTATGTGACTTTCGAATTCGTTCTGATCCAGAACATCACTTGCACCCCCAAGGCAGCCAAGGAACTAATCCGCATTTGCGCTCCTCGCCGCGTGAAGGTGAACGCCATCATCCTGAACGATGGTGACGATCCCAACTTGCATGCACCCACCCCCGACGAAGTGGACACCTTCCTCGCCGCAGTCCGTGCAGCACAGATCCAGATCACGATTCGTACCGCCCGCGGCCGAGACATTCTTGCCGCCTGCGGCCAGCTCGCTTACAAGAAGAACAGGGACAACCAGGAAGCATTTGAACGCGGCCACAGCCTCCCCGATGCAACCCCGAAGTCCAATTAG
- a CDS encoding helix-turn-helix domain-containing protein, whose amino-acid sequence MKYNEEILKEVIRQVFISHRQQKGLSQENLSLIANTTRQFISQVESGKRNPSISSISSFATAVGMSLTELFQEVDRLYVIWEAKQENSSNMVAEPSTGAQTYTKNTRPSKDKDRP is encoded by the coding sequence ATGAAATATAATGAGGAAATTCTAAAAGAAGTCATCAGACAGGTTTTCATTTCCCATCGTCAGCAAAAGGGGCTGTCGCAGGAAAACCTTTCACTTATTGCAAACACAACGAGGCAGTTCATTTCCCAGGTGGAAAGCGGAAAGAGGAATCCATCCATTTCCTCCATCAGCAGCTTTGCCACGGCCGTGGGAATGTCCCTGACAGAGTTGTTCCAGGAAGTGGACCGTTTGTATGTAATTTGGGAAGCAAAGCAGGAAAATTCCTCAAATATGGTGGCCGAGCCGTCAACAGGAGCGCAAACTTATACAAAAAACACCCGCCCGTCTAAGGACAAAGACCGCCCTTAA
- a CDS encoding PBP1A family penicillin-binding protein — protein MNKIKSVLMPVLMELKSWVTNKKVLIWLGIMMIPVIAAFVAAVVVYNHYAPELPSLSQLEQINPKLVTKINDMNGEIAHEYFVERREWTPIDSIPENAIHAVMATEDRVFFSHWGMNVWAIPSAILESVTSGKKLRGASTLTQQLTKLLFLTPERSIARKIKEMMTAIRIEQTYTKKEILEFYMNEVYLSGGNYGFQAAGKFYFGRPLDSLTIPEYAVLAGMLQRPEAYRPDRHPKASKERRNTVLYAMRDAGYITNDEYHQYIETPIVLAKKEVNNDAGLYFYEEIRKYMEKKYGENSLYADGVTINSTIDPYIQAYADSVARVQVEKVRRRVKYRTTRRLQLTKKYDMPEDSVVAHFDSVYTLFKKEYLAADTSANLNKRRYPDSIRYHHAEVAAILIENETGAIRAMVGGSDWNQSRWNRAVQSLRQPGSSFKPIVYSTAMDNGASPCDSVNDSPVTIPDPDDKNPNKVWRPANFEHDFEGMMTLRRALYRSKNLPAILTAQKYGLNNVVNYARKFGIVRAPLMAVPSLALGSVGATLMEMTSAYTVFPNGGNRIEPYMIESIVDKHGEVIERNSKVEHEVLRPASAYLMVDIMKDVNVRGTAARVWAGGFTHPSGGKTGTTNDYTDCWYIGYTKQYTMGVWVGSDNPGSLGAGHTGTEDALPVWIAVMKELHKDLPRKPFPVPPGVVSRGVCNHTGKAAGEFCSEKTYCLYTAGYAPSETCDGNHFSVKTKSSDDATLFSNKSATTSPATSAGGPKKARKMF, from the coding sequence ATGAACAAGATAAAATCCGTATTGATGCCTGTCCTTATGGAACTGAAAAGCTGGGTGACCAACAAGAAGGTTCTGATTTGGCTTGGTATTATGATGATCCCTGTGATTGCTGCTTTTGTCGCAGCAGTGGTCGTCTATAATCATTATGCTCCGGAATTGCCGTCCCTTTCCCAGTTGGAACAGATTAACCCGAAGCTGGTGACCAAGATTAACGACATGAACGGCGAAATCGCCCACGAATACTTCGTGGAACGTCGTGAATGGACTCCCATCGATTCCATCCCGGAAAATGCGATCCATGCCGTGATGGCAACTGAAGACCGCGTGTTCTTCAGCCACTGGGGCATGAACGTCTGGGCCATTCCGTCTGCAATCCTGGAAAGTGTCACCTCCGGCAAGAAGCTTCGTGGTGCTTCCACCTTGACCCAGCAGCTGACCAAGCTCCTGTTCCTTACTCCGGAGCGTTCCATCGCTCGTAAGATCAAGGAAATGATGACGGCTATCCGCATTGAACAGACCTACACCAAGAAGGAAATTCTTGAATTCTATATGAATGAAGTGTACCTGTCTGGCGGTAACTATGGTTTCCAGGCCGCAGGTAAGTTCTACTTTGGCCGCCCCCTGGATAGCTTGACCATTCCTGAATACGCTGTTCTCGCCGGTATGCTCCAGCGTCCGGAAGCTTACCGCCCGGACCGTCATCCCAAGGCTTCCAAGGAACGTCGTAATACAGTTCTTTACGCCATGCGCGACGCTGGCTACATCACCAACGATGAATATCACCAGTACATCGAAACACCGATTGTCCTTGCAAAGAAGGAAGTCAATAACGATGCTGGCCTGTACTTCTACGAAGAAATCCGTAAGTACATGGAAAAGAAGTATGGCGAAAATTCCTTGTACGCTGATGGCGTGACCATCAATAGTACCATCGATCCGTACATTCAGGCTTACGCAGATAGCGTGGCCCGCGTCCAGGTGGAAAAGGTCCGCCGCCGCGTGAAGTACCGTACTACCCGCCGTCTGCAGCTCACCAAGAAGTACGACATGCCGGAAGATAGCGTCGTCGCTCACTTTGATAGCGTGTACACCCTCTTCAAGAAGGAATACCTTGCCGCAGATACCAGCGCAAACCTCAATAAGCGCCGCTATCCGGATAGTATCCGTTACCACCACGCTGAAGTGGCTGCCATCTTGATTGAAAACGAAACCGGCGCAATCCGTGCCATGGTGGGCGGTAGCGACTGGAACCAGTCCCGCTGGAATCGTGCGGTGCAGTCCTTGCGTCAGCCGGGTTCTTCCTTCAAGCCCATCGTCTATTCTACTGCAATGGACAACGGTGCAAGCCCCTGCGACTCTGTGAACGACTCCCCGGTGACCATTCCCGACCCGGATGACAAGAACCCCAACAAGGTCTGGCGTCCGGCAAACTTCGAACATGACTTCGAAGGTATGATGACTCTCCGTCGCGCCCTCTATCGTTCCAAGAACCTGCCTGCAATTCTTACCGCACAGAAGTACGGTCTGAACAACGTGGTGAACTACGCCCGCAAGTTCGGTATCGTCCGCGCTCCGTTGATGGCTGTGCCTAGCTTGGCCCTTGGTTCCGTGGGTGCAACCCTCATGGAAATGACTTCCGCCTATACCGTGTTCCCCAACGGCGGTAACCGCATTGAACCTTACATGATTGAATCCATCGTGGACAAGCATGGTGAAGTGATTGAACGTAACTCCAAGGTTGAACACGAAGTTCTCCGTCCGGCTTCCGCCTACTTGATGGTGGACATCATGAAGGACGTGAACGTTCGCGGTACTGCAGCTCGCGTCTGGGCTGGCGGCTTTACTCACCCCAGCGGTGGTAAGACTGGTACTACCAACGACTATACGGACTGCTGGTACATCGGTTACACCAAGCAGTACACCATGGGTGTCTGGGTCGGTTCCGACAATCCGGGTTCCCTGGGTGCAGGCCACACCGGTACCGAAGATGCTCTTCCGGTCTGGATCGCTGTGATGAAGGAACTTCACAAGGATCTTCCTCGCAAGCCCTTCCCGGTTCCTCCTGGAGTTGTTAGCCGCGGCGTCTGCAACCACACAGGCAAGGCTGCTGGCGAATTCTGCTCTGAAAAGACCTACTGCTTGTACACTGCAGGCTATGCACCGTCTGAAACTTGCGACGGTAACCACTTCTCTGTAAAGACCAAGTCTTCTGACGACGCAACCTTGTTCAGTAACAAGAGTGCAACCACCAGCCCGGCAACTTCTGCGGGTGGTCCGAAGAAGGCACGCAAGATGTTCTAA
- the groL gene encoding chaperonin GroEL (60 kDa chaperone family; promotes refolding of misfolded polypeptides especially under stressful conditions; forms two stacked rings of heptamers to form a barrel-shaped 14mer; ends can be capped by GroES; misfolded proteins enter the barrel where they are refolded when GroES binds) → MAKQLKFDVAARESLMKGVDKLANAVKVTLGPKGRNVMIAKAFGAPNVTKDGVSVAKEIELEDAYENLGAQMAKEVANKTSDTAGDGTTTATVLAQAITREGLKNVAAGANPMDIKRGMDAAVDAVIEEIGKMAVKINGKEHIAQVATISANNDPEIGDLLANAMEKVGNDGVITIEESKTAETILDVVEGMQFDRGYLSPYFVTNTDSMEAALEAPYILLYDKKISTMKDLLPMLEFVAKQNKPLLIIAEDVDGEALATLVVNKMRGTLKVAAVKAPGFGDRRKAMLEDIAILTGGMLVSEDTGAKLEDAPVTVLGQAKSITITKDNTTIVEGAGDAASIKGRIAQIKKQIEATTSDYDREKLQERLAKLAGGVAVIKVGAATEVEMKEKKDRVDDAMHATRAAVEEGIVPGGGVALIRAAKAVDGLKLTNDDQKTGAAIIKRAIEEPLRQIVANAGGEGSVVVNKVKEGKDGFGYNAKTDTYEDLIAAGVIDPAKVTRTALKNASSIASMILTTDCVITEKKEPKAPAAPAMDPSMGMGGMM, encoded by the coding sequence ATGGCAAAACAGTTGAAGTTTGATGTTGCTGCTCGCGAATCCCTCATGAAGGGCGTGGACAAGCTCGCTAACGCAGTTAAGGTTACTCTCGGCCCCAAGGGTCGTAACGTCATGATCGCCAAGGCATTTGGCGCACCCAACGTCACCAAGGACGGTGTTTCCGTTGCTAAGGAAATCGAATTGGAAGACGCTTACGAAAACCTCGGCGCACAGATGGCCAAGGAAGTTGCAAACAAGACTTCCGACACCGCTGGTGACGGTACCACCACTGCTACCGTTCTCGCTCAGGCAATCACTCGCGAAGGCCTCAAGAACGTTGCTGCTGGTGCAAACCCCATGGACATCAAGCGCGGTATGGACGCTGCAGTTGACGCAGTCATCGAAGAAATCGGCAAGATGGCCGTAAAGATCAACGGCAAGGAACACATCGCTCAGGTTGCTACAATTTCCGCAAACAACGACCCGGAAATCGGCGACCTCCTGGCCAACGCTATGGAAAAGGTCGGTAACGACGGCGTTATCACCATCGAAGAATCCAAGACTGCAGAAACCATCCTCGACGTTGTGGAAGGTATGCAGTTCGACCGCGGCTACCTCTCTCCGTACTTCGTCACCAACACTGACAGCATGGAAGCAGCCCTCGAAGCTCCGTATATCCTCCTTTACGACAAGAAGATCAGCACCATGAAGGACCTCCTCCCGATGCTGGAATTCGTCGCAAAGCAGAACAAGCCCCTCCTCATCATCGCTGAAGACGTGGATGGCGAAGCTCTCGCAACTCTCGTTGTGAACAAGATGCGCGGCACCCTGAAGGTTGCTGCAGTCAAGGCTCCGGGCTTTGGCGACCGCCGTAAGGCTATGCTCGAAGACATCGCCATCCTCACCGGCGGTATGCTGGTTTCCGAAGACACCGGCGCAAAGCTGGAAGACGCTCCGGTTACCGTCCTCGGTCAGGCAAAGTCCATCACCATCACTAAGGACAACACCACCATCGTTGAAGGTGCTGGCGACGCCGCTTCCATCAAGGGCCGTATCGCTCAGATCAAGAAGCAGATCGAAGCTACCACTAGCGACTACGATCGTGAAAAGCTCCAGGAACGCTTGGCAAAGCTCGCCGGTGGCGTTGCTGTGATCAAGGTCGGTGCTGCTACCGAAGTTGAAATGAAGGAAAAGAAGGACCGCGTCGACGACGCTATGCACGCAACTCGCGCAGCTGTCGAAGAAGGTATCGTTCCGGGCGGTGGCGTCGCTCTCATCCGCGCTGCTAAGGCTGTTGACGGTCTCAAGCTCACCAACGATGACCAGAAGACTGGTGCTGCTATCATCAAGCGCGCTATCGAAGAACCTCTCCGTCAGATCGTTGCAAACGCTGGTGGCGAAGGCTCCGTCGTTGTGAACAAGGTTAAGGAAGGCAAGGACGGCTTTGGCTACAACGCTAAGACCGACACCTACGAAGACCTGATCGCCGCTGGCGTTATCGACCCGGCCAAGGTTACCCGTACTGCCCTCAAGAACGCTTCCTCCATCGCTTCCATGATCCTGACCACCGACTGCGTGATCACCGAAAAGAAGGAACCGAAGGCTCCGGCAGCTCCGGCTATGGATCCTTCCATGGGCATGGGCGGCATGATGTAA